Proteins from a genomic interval of Marinobacter gudaonensis:
- the rpsI gene encoding 30S ribosomal protein S9, producing MSVAQNYGTGRRKTSTARVFIKPGSGNISINGRSIEDFFGRETLRMIVRQPLVVAESTDRFDINITVKGGGISGQAGAIRHGLTRALMDYDETLRPALRKAGYVTRDAREVERKKVGLRKARKRPQYSKR from the coding sequence ATGTCTGTAGCACAAAATTACGGTACTGGTCGCCGCAAGACATCCACGGCTCGGGTTTTCATCAAGCCGGGAAGCGGTAACATCTCTATCAATGGTCGCTCCATCGAAGACTTTTTCGGTCGTGAGACCCTGCGCATGATCGTTCGTCAACCGCTCGTGGTTGCCGAGTCCACCGATCGTTTCGATATCAACATCACTGTGAAGGGTGGTGGTATCAGTGGCCAGGCCGGCGCTATTCGCCACGGTCTGACCCGCGCTCTGATGGACTACGACGAAACCCTGCGTCCGGCTCTGCGCAAAGCGGGTTACGTTACCCGTGACGCCCGTGAAGTCGAGCGTAAGAAAGTGGGTCTGCGCAAGGCGCGTAAGCGTCCTCAGTACTCCAAGCGTTAA